The Candidatus Dependentiae bacterium genome includes a window with the following:
- a CDS encoding type II secretion system protein codes for MARAIQSGSSLLELLIVFGTIALLMTMVIAQVPSIKRYAIRAEIEKLRSAFWYLGQRAQIENKDFVISFDIPNSSYRVDDRQHKLPSCVRFGAAADIYGPPSDPKNRISSAITFKDNRAVFHPDGTISSGTIYLYAPESKNSYALTLPVGLVSYIRLYRYQREWKLIE; via the coding sequence ATGGCACGCGCGATTCAATCAGGAAGTTCGTTGCTTGAGCTTTTGATTGTATTTGGAACGATTGCTCTTTTAATGACGATGGTAATTGCGCAGGTGCCAAGTATAAAGCGCTATGCAATACGCGCTGAAATTGAAAAATTACGTTCCGCATTTTGGTATCTAGGGCAACGTGCTCAAATTGAAAATAAAGATTTTGTGATCTCCTTTGATATACCAAACAGCAGTTATCGTGTTGATGATCGACAGCACAAACTGCCATCATGCGTTCGTTTTGGTGCCGCTGCGGATATTTACGGGCCACCATCAGACCCAAAGAATAGAATAAGTTCGGCAATAACTTTTAAGGATAACCGAGCAGTGTTTCATCCCGATGGGACTATTTCTTCGGGAACAATTTACCTGTATGCGCCAGAGAGTAAAAATAGTTATGCGCTTACGCTTCCTGTTGGGCTTGTTTCCTATATAAGACTTTATCGTTATCAGCGTGAATGGAAATTGATAGAATGA